The Rutidosis leptorrhynchoides isolate AG116_Rl617_1_P2 unplaced genomic scaffold, CSIRO_AGI_Rlap_v1 contig334, whole genome shotgun sequence DNA segment ATCTTCATTTTCTTTGTTTCACTTTTCTGAATTGTTACTGTTTCCGTTGCTGTGCTCTTCATCCTGTGAGCGCAGGTTCATTTTCAGCTGAGCTGTGATTGGCAGTGTCCTCGTCCTGTGGTCACGGTCTCAAAGCCATTCTATTGTGCTAGCGGAATCTGTTGGCACAGTAAGGCTCCATCAAGGATATCATAATATGTCAAAACTCGTGGTCGGAAAACCTAGTGTTTAACCAGTCCGATCAAGCAACACTAGTTCACAAAGGCCTCTTTAATGTTTCCCAGATCCTGGACAGATCATCAGGTTTGTGGAACTACAGATTGCTAGCTTCAGTCCTTGACAGAGAGCTGGCGCTCAAGATATGTAGGACTCCCACTTATCTATACCGATCTGACTTGCTAGTATGGAAAGGACCAAAAAACAAATGCTTTATAGTTAGGAGCGTGTCCTACATTGCTATAAATATCAAGCCAAGACGAAACTATGTGCCTCCATTCCCAAGATTCTGGAAGTTGATTTTGAACTTGGAAGTTGTCCCAAAAATCAAGATCTTCTTGTGGAGATTAGAACACCAAAGCTTGGCAACCAGAGACGCCCTTCGTCGCAGAGGTATGGACTCCCCACCTTATTGCCCTGTTTGTGGAACTGATATAGAAAGTATAGCACATTTGTTTCTGTCGTGTTACTAGTCGGTTGCCTTCTGGTCATTATTGTTTCCAACTCTAGACCCCTATGGTTGGGAAAATGAGGATTTCTTTAGCTGGTATTTCAGAATGTATGAGCTGCTTTATCATGATCAATGGATGATGCTAAATGTAGCATTGTGGATTGTGTGGAAAAATCGTAATGCTTGCTGGACGAATGGGTTCTGCTCCACGTCATCCTCAGCTGTCTCACTGGCCAGGCAAGTAGTTTTTCTTTCCACTATTTTCGGCAAACCTCCTGATCCAGCAAACATGGAAGGTCCTACCAGATGGTCTCCACCTCCCACAGAATTCGGCAAAGTTAACTGTGATGCAGCCCTCTTCAGAAGCTGGGATTGTTGGGGTCTTGGTATGGTCATCAGGATCGATCAAGGAAATCCTTTGTGCTACCAGTCGAAATTTTTGGAAGGCTAGCTATATGGACATTTCTTATGCTGAAGCAGCAGATATCCTATCTGGAGCATTATTGGCAAAATCAAATGGCTTCTCGCACGTCATCATAGAATCGGATGCAATGATTGTTGTAAATGACCTGAACAACAACTGCCCTTCTTTCTTAGCGTGCAGAGACATTATTGAAAGGATCAGATTTCTAGCTCTTGCATTTGTTTCATGTTCTTTCATTTTTGTACCAAAATTTTGTAATCATCTCGCCCATTACATAGCCAATACAAAATGCAATGGACAAGGAAGATTACTTCTTTCTATGGTAAATGTGGCTTTAAcgcctaataataatattcatccatttatcaggaaaaaaaaaaaaaactgcattaatCTTCCTTTCATACAAATAGAACACTAAATGAAGGAAAAATTTGTAAACGTACATAAATTATGAATATCAGCGTAAACTCGTGTTTAGTTGAGAAAACATCATTCAAAGACTAGTGGTTGAAGGTGGTGGAGAAATGAATGGGATATTGTTAAAGGATAGTGTAATAGGGATTATGATAGGGATTGAGGGGAAGCTGCTCAAAAGAGGTAGTATGCTTAGTTTCGGAACACTTGGCACCATGGTGGTAGGCACTATAGGAAGTGGTGGCAAGGCAGTTGGCTTGGGGAGAGATATTGGATGTCGTGAATTGTAGGGAATGTATGTTGTGGCATAGAGTTAGGTAATGGTGGGAATCCTTTTGGTTAGGGAAAAACTTGACTCTTATGTTAGCGGAGGTTCTAAACTAACGTTCATTCAAAACTTGACAGGTAAAGtttaagatttttttatttttttaacttttatagttaagaatatattttttatatataaaaaaatatttaataataattttagtataatattttaagataataaaataaaatatattttcaATTTATTATTTTATACCGTAAAATAGATTGGTGAATTTttaatgaaaaaatatatataaaaaaattataaaccAAATATGTCTTTAATAGTGTAAAAAAATTACCACATCTCAATTTTGAATGAGCGTTGATCTAAAGCCTTGGCAAGTTTTTTCCCTTTGACAATGGTACTACTCCTGGCACCTGAAGGAGACGACTAGCCCTGTCGATACAAACCTCCATGCTTCGGGCAACGAAGATATTATTTTTCATTTCACTGAAAGGAAAATATTACTTTGTTCCTACATACTTCGTTAAATAAGGTTAAAATAATAACAACAAAATGTTAACCCTCCTCTGAAATGGCTTTGTGTAGAATCTATATTCCTATTTGTATTTATGATAACAGATAATAATTGATATTGCACTATTAGATAACAGAGATCACTAGTAGAAGAGCTATTTTCTTTGCGAGGCAAGCATGGATTACATATACAAGACGATATTACATGGCGGTTTTTCAAGTTTACATACTCTAGAAATCCTTTTAgcaagaaattgtaatagcaaggTTTTATTTCTTTTCTGACCTGGAACACTATTTGTAATCGAGGTTTGCCTCAATCGGTAGAGTGCCCTAATAGGATGCCATCCCTTATCATGTACGGTTGTTGGTTAATCACCATCAAGTTTCATCTAGTGGATCGGGGATAGCTGATATTGACACTCTCGTCCACCCATAATGCAAGATTTCTCTTCTTCTCCCCTTCTCTTATCTTCttaataaaattaaattttatccaaaaaaaaaaagagagagatcaCATTTGCTTTTTATACAATCAATTAGGGTCGTAGAGAATTTAACTTTTGTTGATGATACATTCTGGTTTTCAACAGCATAACCTAATTAGTTTCTCGATCCTAGTTCAATTTTCACATGTCTACTACTGAGTTACAAAGGACGACTAGAGAAACAAAGCAATTGGTTAATTGTATGGTTTACTTCTTGGAGGATTTGTTGATAAGAGAATTGTGAATGTGAGGGACGACACCTCCACAGCTAGCTATGGTCCCCTTGATAAGAGTGTCAAGGACGTGTCGAGTTCTTCGTCCCCTCAAATTGCAAGCTGCAAATGCCTAGGCGTTATACGCGAATTCCCCGACTGCATATTGAAGGATAGGGTGTAGGTGTGCTGGAAATGATTCCAGTATCTTCGATCATCAATCCTACTGATGGCTAAGCATCATTTTCCTGATGTGTAAGCAAAAAGTTCAATAGACATTTCAAATTCCAGTAAtcgttaagaaaagaaaaaaacgTGTCATGATATATATAGATTGGGAAACTTCTGCTAGTACATGTTCTCCTTAAGATTTTCCAGCGATTTAAAATGAGCAATGAAGAAAAGTATTAACTTATAATTTTGGTAAATCATTAATCCGATGGAAGATAACATAATAATAAGAAGAAATTATATTCTCATCCATCACTTTTTGTCTTTCCACAATACGAACATCGAGGCTTCACTTTTTACTCACAGAATGCTGCAATAATATTAGACTATGTAACAAAAAGACTTGGAGGGGATTAATGAAATGAGGCGTAGTTCTTCTATCAtgaaaatatttataataaatcTAAAATTATATTAGATTTTTTTGGTAATGAAAACATTAGGGCTTTTTTATATAGTTTACAATTTTATTCTCGAttgtatttataatttataataaaaactaattatatatattcaatgcAAAAATAGGACATGCGGACTTGGATAGAGGCCAACCCAAAGAAGCGCGTGTAAGGCCAAAAATATAGATAATCTCATAATCTAAATGAAACAAAAAGATAAAGATAGAAAGAGCAAGAGAATCAAAATGAGACTATATCAAACAACTTGGAGAAAGGACCTCTCTAGATATTAGAATCTGCATATGGATGAAAGCAAGCCGTACTTAACCTCACCAAGTTTGGAGCCATAAACCAAAAATTTGAATTACTGCAACCACAAGAAGACGCACCAAAAATCCAAATTTCCTTGCTACTATGAATAAATTTGAGATTCATTAATGCCTTAGAGAGTTAATCCTGAGGAGAGTTCCACTCGGAAACTTTTATCTTCTAGTGCAAGCAACTGTTTGAAACCTATTTTACCTTCCGATGCAAGCAACCACTCGACTCCTTGATTTCAACTACAAATTTTATTTCCTTGTTCGAATTCTTCCTGGACCTATTCCTGGTCTTCGGGTTGTCccatgtaataaaaaaaaaatgactttGTTATATGAACTGTATACTCCTTATATGATTATGATCTTGTACTATAATTTACTATAAATATTTTCCATTGTGTATTCATTCaattagatcaataaaatcattagcttattattaattctaacacgTACTATGCGGTAAATCTCCATCCTAGTATCATTTACGTGTGTTTGGTTATGCATGTTTTCCCTTATAAAGACCATATAACTCACATAAATTTGTCTTTCATTCATGACTAAACCATGTGTCTTTGTAGGGGTACACTGATAAGCATAAATGTCTTGAACCAACCACAAATTAATCGATTATCTATATCTAGTGATGTCTCTTTTAATGAGCCAGCTTGCCCTGTTGCGCCGACTATATATATTGCCTACTACCAAATCACAATCTAACGACGTCCCTTTTATTAGTTCTACGATGCCTTTGTTTGTTTCTACTACAGCAGGTTCAGCTCCTCTACCGAGGCCTAACACTGATCAGTTGGAAATAGCTTCCTCTGACTCTCCTATCCGTTTTCATACATAACAAGTAGAGCTGGGAAATCGAGCTTAACCTTAGGAAAATGAGCGAGCTCTATTATGAAAATTAGGATAGTTTAGGAGAGGCGATCTTTTACTTCAATTTAAGTACACGATTTTCTATGTTTCACTCGGAAACAAATCCGAATATGAGCTCTGAAGTTGCTACAGCCTAGAAGCTTCTCGATCCCCAAATAAGCAGTTTTAGCCAATTTGCTTGTTTTGATCTATTCGTTTCGTCCCATTTCAATTGTTATATTTTCTTCCTCTGTTTGAAATACCATAAGGTGGTGCTCTTAGATTTTGATTTAGGGTTAGAGAATGCCCATGTCCATTAAAATGGAAGAATTGATCAGTCTATGGCATTAGATGAAATGATACCACAAAACTTCATTTTAACTAGGTCTTTGACATAACAAGCCACAATAATCTATTCCTCCTCGTTAGTATCTACTTTCTTTTCCAACTGCTCAAATTCCATAGTCTTAGCCCTCGCGCGGATTTCCTTGCCTCAACTCCATTATTAATTGATTCCGCAAATGTTGTTTATAGTTGGCCGCGCGGCAAGAAAGTTTCCTCCATCTCTTGTTTAATCCGTTCCCAGGTTGCAGTTATCCTCCTTCCATCAAACAGCCTTCTCTTGTTCAAGTAATCCTGTCAAAAAAATGCATAACCATAAAAATTCTTTGCAATTCAAAGTAACTTTACTAGCCTCCTCAATAGGACTATATTCAAAAATTCTTTTAACGGTGTACATGAGAAAAGATCCGCATCGATTTTTCTGTAAAGCTCGGGCTTTTCACTAAGTTTGGTACCTCCTATCAAATGCATCGAGACATAAGTGGGGCACGAAATTAGTCTATAGAAATCAATAGATAGAACTTATCTGACCATGCACTTCTCCAAAGTATTAAGAAGGGTATTGCCAAGTAAATTCTTTTTCAAAACATTTGCAAAGTGTTTTAGTGAAATGTTGAGCGAATAAATTAATGAGATAATGGATGCTTCGTTGCTGATTACAATTAGTCACCAGACTAATTTATGGCATATTAATTAATCCTAACCATGCTTCAAGGGTCCAACTAATAGCAATAACTTTTAAAGATACACAGCCGAGCGAACACAGGTTGCTCATTATAAAGCGATCGAGGTGTTTAGGTGTAGTGCTTGAAACCGAAATACTACGTCCGTCCCAAAATAGATGCAAATTTTTCAATACAAATTACATAtaaaaatttgtatttattttgagacggaggtagtattattTATCCAACAATTCAACGAAGCACATGCTTCAcgatatgtttattttatatacatactaCTTGTGGAATACGAGCCTTGATGTAATCATTTAGATTTGTTCTTTTGTGATATGGAGGTCACGAACAGGAGTGGAATCAAGATTCAAAATTTAGATGGATCGAAAAGAAATTTAAtagattttttaaaaaaaatatagtcgCGATTTTCTTTTTAATTGTTATCATATTTAGATATAGAAAATGTTAAGTTACtactataataataaaataaagtaaTTTATGATACATTAATTGAGATATGATGTGAGAAATAAAGATAAATACATTGTTTACAGAATTAATATAGCATTTATTTACGGAAGGGAGAAAAAAAAGAGGAAAAAAATTATAATTGTATTTCTGACATTCAATCCCAGCGGGCAAATTGAAGAGTTCTGGCACCTTAGCCAACTAAACTACACTAGGCGAATTGTTAATGAACAAAAATAAATGATTATATTGTATTTAAATATATGAGATACACGTATATACTTCGAAAAAATTTCGAACATACGTCGCGGCTAATCCTGGCTCTTGGATGGGTCCGTCCCTGACACGGGTTTGTTTCACGAAAACAGTTTCTTTTTTTAGCGCATCGAGATTTGCTCTTTTATGTACATATTGTTGAGGTTGCTTGTTTCGTGAGGCTAGCATATCAAGACATAGCGGAAAGCTTGATCAATGCCAGAGTCGAGCAAAACAGAAAGAATAAGAGTAATGGTGTGAAAGTAAAGCTTGAAAAGAGAAAAAATGAGAATCAAGGGATTGTCTTAGGAAGAATTGCTGCAAAAATATTCTTGGAAGTGTTTAAGATGAAGTTCAGGCAGTCTGGTCTGAAACTGGCCGTCGGTGAAGGGTATAGGATCGAATCAGGCAATGCAGAGAAGAAGAATAGTACTGTTGCAGGTTTGGACTCAAGTACACATCATGAATAACATAAGGACCTTGGTGTCACTCACAAAAACTTGAAGGATGCTGTAGACATTTCTGGAATTTCGTCGACTGAGAATGCAAATGACACTTGTCGGACCGATAGGAGCATCGTTGGAGCTCAGGCGATATGCCAAAATACTCAGGAAGGTGTTGGCAACAACGCTTCATTGTACAATTCATCTACAATTCCCCAGAATCAAAACGCCTAATTCAGAGGTTAGGGTTTCCATTTATGGTAATGCTACAATACTTTAGAAGTTTCCTTTTTAGTCTGTCAAAAAATAaactagggtttgatggttctttTGCTGAGTTGATCAAAACAATCGATTAAAAGCTCTAGATTCATTATAATAGATGTTACGAATCGAATGGTTAAGTCAATTTCATCAATTACATAGTAATGAATAATCTGCAAGTTCGAGTAGCTGCGTTCTTGAGTTTACTACAAAAATTGAGAATTTTGTATGCTGCAAAGATTTCTTGTTCCTTTCGATTCAGTGAAGCTACATTATGCATTTAGAAGTTGTAGAGAAAGTTTCTGCAAGTTTTCAGCATGAGAATAGAAAGATTCAGAGTTGCTGAGAATCCCCCCATTGCTAAGCATTACAATCCTAATAGTCCAACACAAGCTGGAGCAAGTTCAACACAAGCACAAACATCAGTTCAAAATCAGTTGCAGTCTCAACAGAACCAAGCAAGTTATCATGTGTCTCAACCATATCTGCAACAATCAACTCAAGTATACCAGACTTACCAAAGATAGCCACAGCCAACACCAgtctatcagaatcaacaacaatcATTTTAGCCACAATAGATGCATTTTCAACAATATCAAAGTCAACCACAGTATCGACCAAAGTTCTAGAATTATCAGAATCAACCATATCAGCAACACAGCTTCAATAACAAGAGGCCAAATGGAGGAAGAGGATTTGGAAGAGGTCAGTTTGGTCAGAATATGTAAAGATAATTAATCTGGGGATAATTTCTTGAATGCAAACACTACAAAGATACTAATCACTTGAAAATACCTATTTTTAGCATAGTTTAGTTGTCTGCAATTATTGTGGGAAAAAAGGACATGCAAAACAGGTTTGCTATGATAAATGGGCAAATGAGCATCAAGATCCTAACAACAGATTCTGCAGAAGGAATCCACCAATCCATCATATGCAAAAACAGAGTTACCAATACTAAAATCCTAATACCAATCCAAACTTTATCCCATTAGGCCAATCCTCAGTGCAAAACAATCCTAATCAATGTCCTGTTAATTGTGTTGTAGGCACAAACAATCCTGGAATGACTCAATGGTAACCTACAACTCTCCACATAGTATTTTCAAACTCTCAAACTAGTATGCCAGCCCCAAATTATCCTCAAATAGATTACACTCAACAAAATAGCCCCCAACCAAACACTAAAATACCACAAACACCTATAGGAGCCCCAAAAGCCTTAAACACCGTAAACTAAAGCCTTGAAAGCTCTCAGAGTAGCCAAATGTGTGGTGGAGAAGGTTCAAAACAAGAGAAAAATGCTTTTATAATGGAAGTTTGTTCTATTTCAAAGAAAAATGAGAAAGAAAGTAGCTGGATTATTGACAGTGGTTGTTCCAATCATATGTCTAGGAGGGAGGATGCATTTATTAAGAAGACAAATGGAATGAGTGTAGCTGTGAAGTTTGGAAATGGTGCAATCGCTCATGTTGAAGGGAAAGGAACTGCAGAGTTGGAAACTAAGAATGGGAAATATGTCCTAGAGGATGTGTATTTCATTCCAAAATTGGACCAAAACTTAATAAGTGTAGGTCAATTGTTGGAAAAGAAGTATGCAGTATACTTTGAAGATGAAGGATGTTTGATTTTTAATGCTGAAAGAGAGTTGGTGCATAGAGTTCCTCAAGTCAACAGGATGTTCAAAATACAAATGTTGGAAGTTGAAGGTTCTTTCTTTGCTGGAACATTGATAGAGTTAACTCAACTATGGTACAGAAGATTAGGACATGCTAATCTGGACAACATTTTCTCAATGCAGAAGAATGAAGTGGTTAGAGACATTCTTAAGTTGTGCAACAGATTGAAGCAGAAGATTTGTGAACCATGTGAGAAAGCTAAAAGTCATGTTGGAAGCTTTCCTCTGAGTACTTGGAGATCAACCGAGAAGCTGCAAATAGTCCATACAGATGTATGTGGACCTATTAAGATTCTTTCAGTCAGTGGAAATAGATATTATGTGGAATTCATAGACGATTACACAAGATACTCTTTGGTGTACTTCATTAaaacaaaagatcaaatatttggaATGTTTAAGAAGTGGAGGGTTGATGCTGAATCAAAATGTAGAACAAAGATAAGATGTCTCAAGAGTGATAGAGGTGGAGAGTATACTTCAAAGATTATGCAAGAGTATTATGAAAGAGAAGGGATCTTCCAGCAATTTTCAGTTGCAtatacacctcaacagaatggtattTTTGAAAGGAAGAACAGAACATTGGTGGAGATGGGAAATGAATGATGTTTGCCATGAATGTTCCTAGAGAGTTCTGACCAAAAGCTTGTACCATAGCTTCTTACATCCAAAATAGGCTGCAAACAAAAGCCTTGAAGGGAAAAACTCTATTTGAGATATTGTTTGGAGCTAAGCTTAAAGTCAGTCACCTTAGAGTGTTTGGTTGTATTGCATACACTCATATATCAGAGAAGAAGAGGCAGAAAAGGTCTAAAAAGGCAATAAAAAGTGTCATGATGAGTTATAGTTCTAATGCTAGTGGTTATAGGATATTTGATCCAGTTAAGAATGAGATGATTATTACTGCAAGTgcaagatttgatgaaaatattgaGTAGTCTTGGAGTGAACCAATTATGAGAGAACCTGGAAGAGTGTTTATAGATGTACCAATGCAGGATAATGTCATTAATGAAGTCCTAAGTGAGCTTTCATCTCATGATGGAAACTCACCTAGACAAAATGCTTCTGACCCTTTGTTTGATGATATAGGTGCTCAATCTAGTCATGAACCATTCTTAGGAGGAGAAAATGATGTTGTTACACCATTGTTGAATGCACCAAAAGAAGGAGGAGACAATCAATTCAACAATGATGGAGTTCCTGAATCTCCATATTAGAGAGGAGCACCTGAGAGCAATGGAAGTAGTTCAAGTGATCCAGGAACACAAGCAACAGACATAGATACAACAACACCAGAAGATATGCAACCAAAGAACAGGAAAAGCTTGAAGTCCATCTATGAAAAGTCACAGCCAACACCTAAGTCCAGATATACTTGAATTCACATACATTATAGAGGATTTCCCTGATGAAGAAATGGAAGAACTAATGACAGTTAGCACTGAACCAAGGACCTTCAAGAAAGCTGAAAGAATTGCAGAATGGTAGGATGCAATGACGGAGGAGATGCAGGCTATAGAAGAAAATGGTACATGGATCCTGTGTGAAAGGCCAACAGAGAAATCAAAGGTAATAGACACCAAATGGATGTTTAGAACCAAGCTCAATGTTGATGGATCAATCAACAGCTACAAGACAAGGTTGGTTGTGAGAGGCTACAAACAAGAATATGGCATTGACTATGAAGAAACCTATGCCCCAATTGCTAGGCTTGACACTGTAAGACTATTGATTATATCGGCTGCCAACAAAGGCTGGAAAATCCAACAGATAGATGTGAAGAGTGTTTTTCTCAATGGAAAGCTTGAAGAAGAAGTTTATATTAAGCAACCTAAAGGTTTCATCATTCCAGGACAAGAGCACTAAGTTTACAAGTTGATCAAGGCCTTGTATGGACTGAAACAGGCTCCAAGGACATGGTATTCAAGGATTAATAGCTATTTGAGGGAGAATGGATTTGAAAGAAGTCCAAGTGAAGCTACCTTGTACACCAAGCTTCAAGGAAAAGACAAGTTGATATGTTCTCCATATGTTGATGATCTTTTGATCATTGGCACCGCAAAAAAAACTTGTTAATGAATTCAAGAGGTTGATGATGGCTGAGTTCAAAACGACAGATCT contains these protein-coding regions:
- the LOC139882980 gene encoding uncharacterized protein; this encodes MASFRKEEDEVQSACFYCYSVGFARKRVEDKSSSGLWNYRLLASVLDRELALKICRTPTYLYRSDLLVWKGPKNKCFIVRSVSYIAINIKPRRNYVPPFPRFWKLILNLEVVPKIKIFLWRLEHQSLATRDALRRRGMDSPPYCPSVAFWSLLFPTLDPYGWENEDFFSWYFRMYELLYHDQWMMLNVALWIVWKNRNACWTNGFCSTSSSAVSLARQVVFLSTIFGKPPDPANMEGPTRWSPPPTEFGKVNCDAALFRSWDCWGLGMVIRIDQGNPLCYQSKFLEG